In one window of Protaetiibacter larvae DNA:
- the secY gene encoding preprotein translocase subunit SecY: protein MFSAVARIFRTPDLRRKIAFTLGIIALFRLGSFVPAPFVDFGNVQQCLAGNAGASGLYDLVNLFSGGALLQLSIFALGIMPYITASIIVQLLRVVIPHFDTLYKEGQAGQAKLTQYTRYLTIALGVLQSTTLITVARSGALFGTTGGAECSQLIVPGGDTWYGILLMVITMTAGTGVIMWMGELITERGIGNGMSLLIFTSIVASFPNSLVSIAQQRNIETLLLVLAIGVLIMFAVIFVEQSQRRIPVQYAKRMVGRRTYGGNNTYIPIKVNMAGVVPVIFASSLLYLPALIAQFNQPKAGETAQPWVQWISVYLTRGDHPLYMALYFLLIVGFTYFYVAITFNPDEVADNMKKYGGFIPGIRAGRPTAEYLDYVLTRVTLPGSIYLGLVALIPLIALAAVGANSNFPFGGTSILIMVGVGLETVKQIDSQLQQRHYEGLLR from the coding sequence GTGTTCAGTGCCGTCGCGCGGATCTTCCGCACGCCGGACCTCCGCCGCAAGATCGCATTCACGCTGGGCATCATCGCCCTGTTCCGGCTCGGGTCCTTCGTTCCCGCGCCGTTCGTGGACTTCGGCAACGTCCAGCAGTGTCTCGCGGGCAACGCTGGCGCCTCGGGTCTGTACGACCTCGTCAACCTCTTCAGCGGCGGCGCGCTGCTGCAGCTGTCGATCTTCGCGCTCGGCATCATGCCGTACATCACCGCGTCGATCATCGTGCAGCTGCTGCGCGTGGTCATCCCCCACTTCGACACCCTCTACAAGGAGGGCCAGGCGGGCCAGGCCAAGCTCACGCAGTACACCCGGTACCTGACGATCGCCCTCGGCGTGCTCCAGTCGACCACGCTCATCACGGTCGCGCGCTCGGGCGCCCTCTTCGGCACCACGGGCGGCGCCGAGTGCTCGCAGCTCATCGTGCCGGGCGGAGACACCTGGTACGGCATCCTGCTCATGGTCATCACCATGACGGCCGGCACCGGCGTGATCATGTGGATGGGCGAGCTCATCACCGAGCGCGGCATCGGCAACGGCATGTCGCTGCTGATCTTCACCTCGATCGTGGCCTCCTTCCCGAACTCGCTCGTCTCGATCGCGCAGCAGCGCAACATCGAGACGCTGCTGCTCGTGCTCGCGATCGGCGTGCTCATCATGTTCGCCGTCATCTTCGTCGAGCAGTCGCAGCGTCGGATCCCGGTGCAGTACGCCAAGCGGATGGTGGGTCGCCGCACCTACGGCGGCAACAACACCTACATCCCGATCAAGGTCAACATGGCGGGCGTCGTGCCGGTCATCTTCGCCTCCTCGCTGCTGTACCTGCCCGCGCTCATCGCGCAGTTCAACCAGCCGAAGGCGGGCGAGACCGCGCAGCCGTGGGTGCAGTGGATCTCCGTCTACCTCACGCGCGGCGACCACCCGCTCTACATGGCGCTGTACTTCCTGCTCATCGTGGGCTTCACCTACTTCTACGTCGCGATCACCTTCAACCCGGATGAGGTCGCCGACAACATGAAGAAGTACGGCGGCTTCATCCCCGGCATCCGCGCGGGTCGTCCGACCGCCGAATACCTCGACTACGTGCTCACGCGCGTGACGCTGCCCGGCTCGATCTACCTCGGTCTCGTCGCCCTCATCCCGCTCATCGCGCTCGCCGCGGTGGGGGCCAACTCGAACTTCCCGTTCGGCGGCACCTCGATCCTGATCATGGTGGGCGTCGGTCTCGAGACGGTGAAGCAGATCGACTCGCAGCTGCAGCAGCGCCACTACGAGGGCCTGCTGCGGTGA
- a CDS encoding adenylate kinase gives MRLLIVGPPGAGKGTQATRIAERFGIPTISTGDIFRANIANETELGKRVKAIVDSGDYVPDSLTNELVSDRLSEADARGGFLLDGYPRTPEQVRYLDELLSAHGHKLDAVLRLVADQDEIVRRLRKRALEQGRADDSEEAIRHRQEVYRRETAPVLEMFREQGLLVEVDGLGTVDEVTERIWAAFDANGLQLPEQSA, from the coding sequence CTGCGGCTCCTGATCGTGGGCCCCCCCGGGGCGGGGAAGGGCACCCAGGCGACGCGGATCGCGGAGCGCTTCGGCATCCCGACGATCTCGACGGGCGACATCTTCCGGGCCAACATCGCGAACGAGACCGAGCTCGGCAAGCGCGTGAAGGCGATCGTCGACTCGGGCGACTACGTTCCCGATTCGCTCACCAATGAGCTCGTGTCGGACCGCCTGTCGGAGGCCGACGCGCGCGGCGGGTTCCTGCTCGACGGCTACCCCCGTACCCCCGAGCAGGTGCGCTACCTCGACGAGCTGCTCTCGGCCCACGGGCACAAGCTCGACGCGGTGCTGCGGCTCGTGGCCGACCAGGACGAGATCGTGCGGCGGCTGCGCAAGCGCGCTCTCGAGCAGGGGCGTGCGGACGACTCCGAGGAGGCGATCCGCCACCGCCAGGAGGTCTACCGTCGCGAGACGGCCCCCGTGCTGGAGATGTTCCGCGAGCAGGGGCTGCTGGTCGAGGTCGACGGTCTCGGCACCGTCGACGAGGTCACCGAGCGCATCTGGGCGGCGTTCGACGCCAACGGACTGCAGCTTCCCGAGCAGTCCGCCTGA
- the ptsP gene encoding phosphoenolpyruvate--protein phosphotransferase, translating into MGEWRGAGIGAGIAIGPVVRLEQSAAPTPTDTLSTLGAEAEAERVVVALGSVAALLRRRAVHADRVVRGVLEAQALMVEDPALRDAIQLRLDDGVTAEAAIAGAFGAFAELLVAAGGYVAERATDLRDLADRAVGALQGLPSEAIVDPGVPYVLVARDLAPADTAVLDLDRVLAFVTSEGGPTSHSAILARQRGIVAVVGATGVAAVADGTELLVDALHGRVVADPDPAERAEAELRLAVQASALATPAAPGALADGTRIALLANIGSPSEVGDAARLGAEGVGLLRTEFLFLDAAEPPTVDAQLASYRAVLDAFPGMPVVVRLLDAGADKPLAFLPAGEELNPALGRRGLRALRAEEGVLRDQLAALAAAGAGSAAELWVMAPMVTTVEEARFVVQAAHDAGIPNAGVVIEVPSAALIADRMLRHVDFASIGTNDLTQYTLAADRSLGGLSALQDPWHPAVLRLVAEVGAAGIAQGTQVGVCGEAAADPLLAIVFAGLGITSLSMAPAALAGVRAALARCTREQAESIAAAALAAEEADEARRAASAVARARFIG; encoded by the coding sequence ATCGGTGAGTGGCGCGGGGCCGGCATCGGAGCGGGCATCGCGATCGGCCCGGTCGTGCGACTCGAGCAGTCCGCTGCGCCGACCCCGACCGACACCCTGAGCACGCTCGGTGCGGAGGCGGAGGCGGAGCGCGTCGTCGTGGCCCTCGGCTCGGTCGCCGCGCTGCTGCGCCGCCGTGCCGTGCACGCGGACCGAGTGGTGCGCGGGGTGCTCGAGGCGCAGGCGCTCATGGTCGAAGACCCCGCCCTGCGGGATGCGATCCAGCTGCGGCTCGACGACGGCGTGACGGCCGAGGCGGCCATCGCGGGCGCGTTCGGAGCCTTCGCCGAGCTGCTCGTCGCGGCGGGCGGCTACGTCGCCGAGCGGGCGACGGATCTGCGCGACCTCGCGGACCGCGCGGTCGGGGCGCTGCAGGGCCTTCCGAGCGAGGCGATCGTCGACCCCGGCGTCCCCTACGTGCTCGTCGCCCGCGACCTCGCACCCGCCGACACCGCGGTGCTCGATCTCGACCGCGTGCTCGCGTTCGTGACGAGCGAGGGCGGCCCGACCTCGCATTCGGCGATCCTCGCGCGGCAGCGCGGCATCGTCGCCGTCGTGGGGGCGACGGGGGTCGCCGCCGTCGCCGACGGGACCGAGCTGCTCGTCGATGCCCTCCACGGGCGCGTCGTCGCCGACCCCGACCCCGCGGAGCGCGCGGAGGCCGAGCTGCGACTCGCCGTCCAGGCCTCGGCCCTCGCGACACCGGCTGCGCCCGGCGCGCTCGCCGACGGCACCCGGATCGCCCTGCTCGCGAACATCGGATCGCCGTCGGAGGTCGGTGACGCGGCCCGGCTGGGCGCCGAGGGGGTCGGGCTGCTGCGCACCGAGTTCCTCTTCCTGGATGCCGCCGAACCGCCGACCGTCGACGCGCAGCTCGCGAGCTACCGCGCGGTGCTCGACGCCTTCCCCGGGATGCCGGTCGTCGTGCGCCTGCTCGATGCCGGCGCCGACAAGCCCCTCGCCTTCCTCCCCGCAGGCGAGGAGCTCAACCCGGCCCTCGGGCGGCGGGGCCTGCGCGCGTTGCGCGCGGAGGAGGGGGTGCTCCGCGACCAGCTGGCCGCGCTCGCCGCCGCGGGAGCCGGCTCGGCCGCCGAGCTCTGGGTCATGGCGCCCATGGTGACCACGGTCGAGGAGGCGCGCTTCGTCGTGCAGGCCGCCCATGACGCCGGCATCCCGAACGCCGGTGTCGTCATCGAGGTGCCGTCGGCCGCCCTCATCGCGGACCGGATGCTGCGGCACGTCGACTTCGCCTCGATCGGCACCAACGACCTCACCCAATACACGCTCGCCGCCGACCGCTCGCTCGGCGGCCTGAGCGCGCTGCAGGACCCCTGGCATCCGGCGGTGCTCCGGCTCGTCGCCGAGGTGGGCGCGGCGGGGATCGCGCAGGGCACCCAGGTGGGGGTGTGCGGCGAGGCCGCCGCCGATCCTCTGCTCGCGATCGTGTTCGCGGGCCTCGGGATCACGAGCCTCTCGATGGCGCCCGCGGCCCTCGCGGGGGTGCGCGCGGCCCTCGCCCGCTGCACGCGCGAGCAGGCCGAGTCCATCGCGGCGGCCGCACTCGCGGCCGAGGAGGCCGACGAGGCGAGGCGCGCCGCGAGCGCGGTGGCGCGAGCGCGATTTATCGGCTAA
- the infA gene encoding translation initiation factor IF-1, with the protein MAKKDGVIEIEGSVLEALPNAMFRVELSNGHKVLAHISGKMRQHYIRILPEDRVIVELSPYDLTRGRIVYRYK; encoded by the coding sequence ATGGCCAAGAAAGACGGCGTCATCGAGATCGAGGGATCCGTCCTCGAGGCTCTGCCGAACGCGATGTTCCGCGTCGAGCTGAGCAACGGGCACAAGGTTCTCGCCCACATTTCGGGCAAGATGCGTCAGCACTACATCCGGATCCTCCCCGAGGATCGCGTGATCGTGGAGCTGAGCCCCTACGACCTGACCCGCGGCCGCATCGTCTACCGCTACAAGTAA
- the rpmJ gene encoding 50S ribosomal protein L36, with the protein MKVNPSVKPICDHCKVIRRNGRVMVICKSNPRHKQRQG; encoded by the coding sequence ATGAAGGTCAACCCGAGCGTCAAGCCCATCTGCGACCACTGCAAGGTCATCCGCCGCAACGGCCGCGTGATGGTCATCTGCAAGTCGAACCCGCGTCACAAGCAGCGTCAGGGTTGA
- the rpsM gene encoding 30S ribosomal protein S13, which produces MARLAGVDIPRDKRVEVALTYIYGVGRTRALTTLKETGISGDIRVKDLTDDQLVALRDYIEGNFKVEGDLRREVQADIRRKVEIGSYEGLRHRRGLPVRGQRTKTNARTRKGPKRTVAGKKKAGKK; this is translated from the coding sequence ATGGCACGTCTCGCCGGCGTCGACATCCCGCGCGACAAGCGCGTGGAAGTCGCTCTGACGTACATCTACGGCGTGGGCCGCACCCGTGCGCTCACGACCCTCAAGGAAACCGGGATCTCCGGTGACATCCGCGTGAAGGATCTGACCGACGACCAGCTCGTCGCCCTTCGCGACTACATCGAAGGCAACTTCAAGGTCGAGGGCGACCTCCGCCGCGAGGTGCAGGCCGACATCCGCCGCAAGGTCGAGATCGGCTCGTACGAGGGCCTTCGCCACCGCCGTGGCCTGCCCGTCCGCGGTCAGCGCACCAAGACCAACGCACGCACTCGCAAGGGCCCGAAGCGCACCGTGGCCGGCAAGAAGAAGGCAGGTAAGAAGTAA
- the rpsK gene encoding 30S ribosomal protein S11 — translation MAAPKAAARKPRRKEKKNIAVGQAHIKSTFNNTIVSITDPSGAVISWASSGGVGFKGSRKSTPYAAQLAAESAARQAQEHGMKKVDVFVKGPGSGRETAIRSLQAAGLEVGTINDVTPQAHNGCRPPKRRRV, via the coding sequence ATGGCTGCTCCGAAGGCCGCCGCGCGCAAGCCGCGTCGCAAGGAGAAGAAGAACATCGCCGTGGGTCAGGCTCACATCAAGTCGACGTTCAACAACACCATCGTCTCGATCACCGACCCCTCGGGTGCCGTCATCAGCTGGGCCTCGTCCGGTGGCGTCGGCTTCAAGGGTTCGCGCAAGTCGACCCCCTACGCCGCGCAGCTCGCCGCCGAGTCGGCCGCGCGCCAGGCGCAGGAGCACGGCATGAAGAAGGTCGACGTCTTCGTCAAGGGTCCGGGTTCGGGCCGCGAGACCGCGATCCGTTCGCTCCAGGCCGCGGGCCTCGAGGTGGGCACCATCAACGATGTGACGCCGCAGGCGCACAACGGCTGCCGCCCGCCCAAGCGTCGCCGCGTGTAA
- a CDS encoding DNA-directed RNA polymerase subunit alpha: MLIAQRPTLSEESISEFRSAFVIEPLEPGFGYTLGNSLRRTLLSSIPGAAVTSIRLDGIQHEFDTIPGVKEDVVEIVLNIKQLVVSSEHDEPITAYLRKQGAGEVTAADISAPAGVEIHNPELVIATLNDKAKFDLELTIERGRGYVSSTQNRSEFSEAGQIPVDSIYSPVLKVTYRVEATRAGERTDFDRLVVDVETKPAISPRDAIASAGRTLVELFGLARELNTAAEGIEIGPAPVDAVLSSELSMPIEDLDLSVRSYNCLKREGINTVSELVALSETQLMNIRNFGQKSVDEVKEKLVELGLSLKDSVPGFDGAHFYGGYDDDETV, from the coding sequence GTGCTCATCGCACAGCGTCCCACGCTCTCGGAAGAGAGCATCTCGGAGTTCCGCTCCGCGTTCGTCATCGAGCCCCTCGAGCCCGGCTTCGGCTACACGCTCGGCAACTCGCTGCGCCGCACCCTGCTGTCGTCCATCCCGGGCGCGGCCGTCACGAGCATCCGCCTCGACGGCATCCAGCACGAGTTCGACACCATCCCCGGTGTCAAGGAGGACGTCGTCGAGATCGTCCTCAACATCAAGCAGCTGGTCGTCTCGAGCGAGCACGACGAGCCCATCACCGCCTACCTGCGCAAGCAGGGCGCCGGTGAGGTCACGGCCGCCGACATCTCGGCCCCGGCCGGAGTCGAGATCCACAACCCCGAGCTCGTCATCGCGACCCTCAACGACAAGGCGAAGTTCGACCTCGAGCTCACCATCGAGCGCGGTCGCGGCTACGTGTCGTCGACCCAGAACCGCAGCGAGTTCAGCGAGGCCGGCCAGATCCCGGTCGACTCGATCTACTCGCCCGTGCTCAAGGTGACCTACCGCGTCGAGGCGACCCGTGCCGGTGAGCGCACCGACTTCGACCGCCTCGTGGTGGATGTCGAGACGAAGCCGGCGATCTCGCCGCGCGACGCCATCGCCTCCGCCGGGCGCACCCTCGTCGAGCTGTTCGGCCTCGCCCGCGAGCTGAACACCGCCGCCGAGGGCATCGAGATCGGGCCCGCCCCGGTCGACGCGGTGCTGTCGAGCGAGCTGTCGATGCCCATCGAGGACCTCGACCTCTCGGTGCGCAGCTACAACTGCCTCAAGCGCGAGGGCATCAACACCGTCAGCGAGCTCGTCGCCCTCTCGGAGACGCAGCTCATGAACATCCGCAACTTCGGGCAGAAGTCGGTCGACGAGGTCAAGGAGAAGCTCGTCGAGCTCGGTCTCTCCCTCAAGGACAGCGTGCCCGGATTCGACGGCGCCCACTTCTACGGCGGCTACGACGACGACGAGACCGTCTGA
- the rplQ gene encoding 50S ribosomal protein L17 — translation MPQPTKGPRLGGGPAHERLLLANLAAALFTHKSITTTETKAKRLRPLAERLITFAKRGDLHARRRVLSVIHDKTVVHELFTEIAPLVAEREGGYTRITKIGFRKGDNAPLAVIELVLEPVVKKPASSKKSAARTETPKAAEKPVAEEAPVEEAEEAPVEETEVVEEAAADEAPAAEADADADADAAESEEK, via the coding sequence ATGCCTCAGCCCACCAAGGGTCCCCGTCTCGGCGGCGGTCCGGCGCACGAGCGCCTGCTGCTCGCGAACCTCGCCGCGGCCCTCTTCACCCACAAGAGCATCACGACCACCGAGACCAAGGCCAAGCGCCTGCGCCCGCTGGCCGAGCGGCTCATCACCTTCGCGAAGCGCGGCGACCTGCACGCCCGCCGTCGCGTGCTGTCCGTCATCCACGACAAGACCGTGGTGCACGAGCTCTTCACCGAGATCGCGCCCCTCGTCGCCGAGCGTGAGGGCGGCTACACCCGCATCACGAAGATCGGTTTCCGCAAGGGCGACAACGCGCCCCTCGCCGTGATCGAGCTCGTCCTCGAGCCGGTCGTGAAGAAGCCGGCGTCGTCGAAGAAGTCGGCCGCCCGCACCGAGACCCCGAAGGCCGCCGAGAAGCCGGTCGCCGAGGAGGCTCCGGTGGAGGAGGCCGAGGAGGCTCCGGTCGAGGAGACCGAGGTCGTCGAGGAGGCTGCCGCCGATGAGGCACCCGCCGCCGAGGCCGACGCCGACGCCGACGCCGACGCCGCGGAGTCCGAGGAGAAGTAG
- a CDS encoding tRNA pseudouridine synthase A encodes MTTDQAAVRIRLDLAYDGTDFTGWARQPGLRTVQGVLEDALVTLFARSGEPPRVTVAGRTDVGVHAIGQVAHLDLAPAQLAQLDRRPRGRGAGAAGADSLARRLNGIVGQAADVQVLAAREAPPGFDARFSAVWRRYEYRIADAGALRDPRARAYTLWHPSDLDVAAMDAAAGGLLGLHDFAAYCRPREGATTIRTLQEFSWERAADGVLVARVRADAFCHSMVRALVGACVAAGEGRLSSERAAGIRDERRRTSEFIVMPARGLTLVEVGYPPDDELAARAERTRARRTSPDGLTHPDPVD; translated from the coding sequence GTGACCACCGACCAGGCCGCCGTGCGCATCCGGCTCGACCTGGCATACGACGGCACCGACTTCACCGGTTGGGCCAGGCAGCCCGGCCTGCGCACCGTCCAGGGGGTGCTGGAGGACGCCCTCGTCACCCTCTTCGCGCGCAGCGGTGAGCCTCCACGGGTCACCGTGGCGGGCCGCACGGATGTGGGGGTGCACGCCATCGGGCAGGTCGCGCACCTCGATCTGGCCCCGGCTCAGCTGGCACAACTGGACCGGCGTCCGCGGGGGCGCGGGGCGGGAGCGGCGGGGGCGGATTCGCTCGCCCGTCGGCTCAACGGCATCGTCGGGCAGGCGGCCGACGTGCAGGTGCTCGCCGCCCGTGAAGCACCCCCCGGCTTCGACGCCCGCTTCTCGGCCGTCTGGCGGCGCTACGAGTACCGCATCGCGGACGCCGGGGCGCTGCGCGACCCGCGGGCCCGCGCCTACACCCTCTGGCATCCGTCCGACCTCGACGTCGCCGCGATGGACGCGGCCGCAGGCGGCCTGCTCGGGCTGCACGACTTCGCGGCGTACTGCCGTCCGCGCGAAGGCGCCACCACCATCCGCACCCTGCAGGAGTTCTCCTGGGAGCGCGCGGCCGACGGCGTGCTCGTGGCGCGGGTGCGCGCCGACGCCTTCTGTCACAGCATGGTGCGGGCGCTCGTGGGCGCGTGCGTCGCCGCGGGGGAGGGCCGGCTGTCCTCCGAGCGCGCGGCCGGCATCCGCGACGAGCGGCGGCGCACGAGCGAGTTCATCGTGATGCCCGCGCGCGGCCTCACCCTCGTCGAGGTCGGCTATCCGCCGGACGACGAGCTCGCCGCCCGCGCCGAGCGGACCCGCGCCCGGCGCACCTCTCCCGACGGTTTGACCCACCCCGACCCCGTCGACTAG
- the rplM gene encoding 50S ribosomal protein L13 codes for MTRTFSPKPADIKREWIVIDATDVVLGRLASHAAAILRGKHKPTFAPHVDGGDFVIIVNAEKVALTGAKLEQKKAYRHSGYPGGLSATSYTELLEKHPTRAVEKAIRGMLPKNSLGRAQIKKLKVYAGAEHPHAAQQPKQYTLTQVAQ; via the coding sequence GTGACGCGTACGTTCAGCCCCAAGCCGGCGGACATCAAGCGCGAGTGGATCGTCATCGACGCCACCGACGTCGTCCTCGGCCGTCTCGCCTCCCACGCCGCCGCCATCCTGCGCGGCAAGCACAAGCCCACCTTCGCCCCGCACGTCGACGGCGGCGACTTCGTCATCATCGTGAACGCCGAGAAGGTCGCGCTCACCGGTGCGAAGCTCGAGCAGAAGAAGGCCTACCGCCACTCGGGCTACCCGGGCGGCCTCTCGGCCACCAGCTACACCGAGCTGCTCGAGAAGCACCCCACCCGCGCGGTCGAGAAGGCCATCCGCGGCATGCTGCCGAAGAACTCGCTGGGTCGCGCCCAGATCAAGAAGCTCAAGGTGTACGCCGGCGCCGAGCACCCGCACGCCGCGCAGCAGCCGAAGCAGTACACCCTCACCCAGGTCGCGCAGTAA
- the rpsI gene encoding 30S ribosomal protein S9, which produces MAKIEDTVSDEVLTSFSTETPADEAPRAPRAVLNVPGAAVGRRKEAIARVRLVPGGTSFTVNGRTLEDYFPNKLHQQLINDPFKVLDLIGSYDVIAKITGGGPSGQAGALRLAIARALNEIDRENNRPALKKAGFLSRDARVIERKKAGLKKARKASQFSKR; this is translated from the coding sequence ATGGCGAAGATCGAAGACACCGTGTCGGACGAGGTTCTCACCTCCTTCTCGACCGAGACCCCGGCTGACGAGGCGCCCCGCGCCCCGCGTGCCGTCCTCAATGTGCCCGGCGCTGCCGTGGGCCGCCGCAAGGAGGCCATCGCGCGTGTGCGCCTGGTCCCGGGCGGCACCTCGTTCACCGTGAACGGCCGCACCCTCGAGGACTACTTCCCGAACAAGCTGCACCAGCAGCTCATCAACGACCCGTTCAAGGTGCTCGACCTGATCGGCTCGTACGACGTGATCGCGAAGATCACCGGCGGTGGCCCCTCGGGTCAGGCCGGGGCGCTGCGCCTCGCGATCGCCCGTGCGCTCAACGAGATCGACCGCGAGAACAACCGCCCCGCCCTCAAGAAGGCGGGCTTCCTCTCGCGCGACGCCCGCGTTATCGAGCGCAAGAAGGCCGGTCTCAAGAAGGCCCGCAAGGCCTCGCAGTTCTCGAAGCGCTAG
- the glmM gene encoding phosphoglucosamine mutase: MPRLFGTDGVRGLANGEVITADLALGLAQAAARVLTQGRHADQVRGEGRRSRAVIARDPRVSGEFISAAVAAGLASSGIDVLDAGVIPTPAAAFLVGDIDADFGVMVSASHNPAPDNGIKFFALGGVKLPDEVEDRIEAALSQPKLAPTGAGVGRIRRFSDAEDRYLLHLLGTLDVRLDGLHVVIDAAHGAAAGVSPQVFADAGARVTVLGADPDGLNINDGVGSTHLEKLQALVRLSGADLGIAHDGDADRCLAVDAQGNVVDGDQIMAILAVSLQRRGQLPHDALAATTMSNLGLRVAMAQHGIRIVETAVGDRYVLEAMAEHGLGFGGEQSGHIIFSKYATTGDGILTGLQLAAELARTGKTLAELARIMTVYPQVLVNVRDVDHHALHGDAVIADAVARHAALLGDDGRVLLRPSGTEPLVRVMVEALEAEQAQRIADELAGIVRERLAFS, encoded by the coding sequence ATGCCGCGTCTCTTCGGCACCGACGGGGTCCGGGGGCTGGCGAACGGTGAGGTGATCACCGCGGACCTGGCCCTCGGCCTCGCGCAGGCCGCTGCCCGCGTCCTCACCCAGGGGCGCCACGCGGATCAGGTGCGCGGCGAGGGGCGGCGGTCGCGCGCCGTCATCGCACGCGACCCGCGGGTCTCCGGCGAGTTCATCTCGGCGGCCGTCGCGGCGGGGCTCGCGAGCTCGGGCATCGACGTGCTCGACGCGGGCGTCATCCCGACCCCGGCCGCCGCGTTCCTCGTGGGCGACATCGACGCCGATTTCGGCGTCATGGTGTCGGCGTCGCACAACCCGGCACCCGACAACGGCATCAAGTTCTTCGCGCTCGGCGGCGTCAAGCTTCCCGACGAGGTCGAGGATCGCATCGAGGCGGCGCTCAGCCAGCCCAAGCTTGCCCCGACCGGCGCGGGCGTGGGCCGGATCCGGCGCTTCTCGGATGCCGAGGACCGCTACCTCCTGCACCTGCTCGGCACGCTCGACGTGCGCCTCGACGGCCTCCACGTGGTGATCGACGCGGCGCACGGGGCCGCCGCCGGCGTCTCCCCGCAGGTCTTCGCGGATGCGGGCGCTCGTGTGACGGTGCTCGGCGCCGACCCGGACGGGCTCAACATCAACGACGGCGTGGGCTCCACGCACCTCGAGAAGCTGCAGGCGCTCGTGCGGCTCTCGGGCGCCGACCTCGGCATCGCCCACGACGGCGACGCCGACCGCTGTCTCGCGGTCGACGCGCAGGGCAACGTCGTCGACGGCGACCAGATCATGGCGATCCTCGCGGTCTCCCTGCAGCGTCGCGGGCAGCTTCCGCACGACGCGCTCGCCGCGACCACCATGAGCAACCTGGGACTCCGCGTCGCGATGGCGCAGCACGGCATCCGCATCGTCGAGACCGCGGTCGGGGACCGCTACGTGCTCGAGGCCATGGCGGAGCACGGGCTCGGCTTCGGCGGCGAGCAGTCCGGCCACATCATCTTCAGCAAGTACGCGACGACCGGCGACGGCATTCTCACGGGCCTCCAGCTGGCGGCCGAGCTGGCGCGCACCGGCAAGACGCTCGCCGAACTCGCCCGGATCATGACCGTCTACCCGCAGGTGCTCGTGAACGTGCGCGACGTGGACCACCACGCCCTGCACGGCGACGCGGTCATCGCGGATGCGGTCGCGCGGCACGCCGCGCTGCTGGGCGACGACGGCCGGGTGCTGCTGCGGCCCTCCGGCACCGAGCCGCTCGTCCGCGTCATGGTGGAGGCCCTCGAGGCCGAGCAGGCGCAACGGATCGCCGACGAACTCGCGGGAATCGTGCGCGAGCGCCTGGCGTTCTCCTGA
- a CDS encoding nitroreductase family deazaflavin-dependent oxidoreductase, whose translation MPLNGEYEPSTSEWARVQAEAFEASDGAEANELRGRPIIVLTSVGAKSGKLRKNALMRVEHDGRYAVVASRGGAPRHPSWYFNLVANPHVELQDGPVKRDYLAREVTGNEKAIWWARANETWPHYAEYQAKTDREIPVFVLEPVD comes from the coding sequence ATGCCGCTGAACGGAGAGTACGAGCCGAGCACCTCGGAGTGGGCGCGCGTGCAGGCGGAGGCCTTCGAGGCCTCTGACGGCGCGGAGGCGAACGAGCTGCGCGGCCGCCCCATCATCGTGCTCACCTCGGTGGGCGCCAAGAGCGGCAAGCTGCGCAAGAACGCGCTCATGCGCGTCGAGCACGACGGACGCTACGCCGTGGTCGCCTCACGCGGCGGTGCGCCGCGGCATCCCTCGTGGTACTTCAATCTCGTCGCGAACCCGCACGTCGAGCTGCAGGACGGCCCCGTGAAGCGCGACTACCTCGCGCGCGAGGTGACGGGGAACGAGAAGGCGATCTGGTGGGCTCGCGCGAACGAGACCTGGCCGCATTACGCGGAGTATCAGGCGAAGACCGACCGGGAGATCCCGGTGTTCGTGCTGGAGCCGGTCGACTAG